ATCCTGTCCAACCGCAGCGGCAGGATCTTGAGTGACGCCGAGGCCACCGACCCCGAATACTGGGTCGGTCAGCTGCGCAATACGGTGATGTTTTCTGCCTGCCTGGACACGCTCGCCGAGCAGCCGAACCGGCTCTATCTTGAGGTTGGCCCCGGCAAGGCCTTGTCCTCTCTGGCGCAGATGGCCCCGGCAATCAAACCCGGTCAGGTGCTCAGCTCGCTGCGCCATCCCGACCAGACGATGGCCGATGACGCCTATTTCTTTGGCGTGATCGGACGGCTCTGGGCCGCCGGACTGGAGGCAGATTGGGATCAGATCTGGGGTGATGCCCGCCGCCAGCGTCTTCCGCTGCCAACTTATGCGTTTCAGCGCAGCCGCTATTTCATCGAACCCGCGGCCCCGACCACTGCGGAAACCGCAATCAGCACGCCTCTGCGCCACGACGATCTGTCACAATGGGGATCGCGCCCCAGCTGGCGACCGGCGCTGGCCAGCTGCGATCTCGACGTCACGGCGGAATTGGATCAACAGCCTGAAACCTGGCTGCTGTTTGAGGGCGACACCGGACTTTGCGCAGATCTGGCGCCACGGCTGGAGCAGGCAGGCCACAGAGTGGTACGGGTGGCCCCCGGCGACACCTATGCACAGCTGAGCGAGAGCCGCTATATGCTGGCCCCCGAACAGGGGCGCGCGGGCTATGATGCGCTGCTTGCCGATCTGGCGCTGGCGGATCTTCTGCCCAGTCGGATCGGCCATTTCTGGCTGGTCACTGAGGGCGAGAGCTTCCGTCCCGGCGCCTCCTTCTTTGATCGCAATCTGGAGATGGGCTTTTATGCGCTGACCGCCTTGGGGCAGGCTCTGGCCCAGATCGATCTGCCGCAGCCTGTGCATATGACGGTTTTCACCACCGGGGCAGCACAGCTGCGCAACGAGCCGCTGCCCTACCCGGAAAAGGCAATGATTGCCGGCCCTGCGGGCGTACTGCCGCGCGAGATCCCCGGCCTGACCTGCGCCACGGTGGATATCGAGCTACCAACCCGCCCCAATGGTCTGCGCCGCTGGCTGTCGGAGGACGCTCCGGTGCCGATTACCGACCGCCTGCTGGAGGAGGTGCTGGCGGACCCGGCAAACGACACGGCACTCTGGCGCGGCGACAAGCGTTATGCCTTGCGGTGGCGCCCCGTGGCGCTGCCAGACAGCGAGCAAGCACCATCGTCCAACCCTGCCTTCCGCGAAGGCGGCACCTATCTGATCACCGGCGGTTACGGTGGGATCGGGCGCACGATTGCGGCGGATCTGATGCTGAGCTACGGCGCCAATGTCGTGCTGGTCTCGCGCGGCGGGTTGCCACCGCGCGATAACTGGGAAAGCTATCTCAATCGTCACAGCCCGGCCAATACAACCGCGCAACGCATCCGCGCGGTGATGGCACTGGACGCGATCGGCAGGGGACGGGTGTTGCCGCTGGCCGCGGATGTCTGCAACAGTGAGCAAATGCGCGCCGCTGTTGCAACGGCTGAGGAGACCTTTGGCCCGATCACCGGCGTCATCCACGGCGCCGGGCAGATCAACGATGCGCCGGTTCTCGCCAAGACAGAAGACGATATCGCCCAGGTTCTCGCTCCAAAGGTCAGCGGCCTCAGGGTACTGGACTCCATTTTCGGCACGGGTCAGCTGGAGTTGATGGTGCTGTTTTCCTCCTCCTCGACGGTGACGCGCCCGATTGGTCAGGTGGATTATGTCGCGGCCAATGAATACCTCAACGCCTTTGCCAAACATTGCACGGCTCTCTCCTCACCAGATCAGAGAACACATGTGGTCGCTGTCGACTGGGGGGTCTGGGCGGACGTCGGGATGGCGGCGGATGCCCTCGGCTCACACCAGCCCGAGGCAGGCAGTGACCCAAGCCCCTGCGATCAGCCGCTGTTGGACAGCCGTCAGTTTTCCCATGACGGCAGCTTGCTGTTTCACCGCCGATTGACCAGCGATCAGTGGGTTCTGGATGAGCATCGCACCAAGAATGGCACCGCGCTGGTCCCCGGTACTGGTTATATCGAATATGCCGCTGAAGCGCTGGCAGAGTTGGGGCATGACGCGCCTTTCGCGCTGCGCGATCTCTATTTCCTGCGGCCTCTGGTGGTCACTGGAGCACCTTGCGATATGACCGTCCGGTTGACCCCGGTGGAACGCGGCTATGACTTTGCGGTCTACAGCCGCACCGCGGAAGGCTACGCCCTTCATGTGCAGGCGCTACTGGAAACCGATATCAATGGGGGCACGCCTGCGCCGGTCGATATCGCCGAGCTGAGGCTCCGCACGCCAGAGATATCGGTGGCCACCCCCGCAGAACGACTGAAAACACCGCAGGAAGCGCATCTGAAATTCGGTCCTCGCTGGCATGTTCTGGAAGAAACACGCCACAGTGCTGCAGAAGGTCTTGCCCAGCTGAAACTGCCGCAGATTGCCGAAGAAGACGGCACACTGCTGCCCCCCGGGCTGTTGGATCTGGCCACCGGCTGGGCCATTGATCTGGCCCCAGCCTATCGGGGCACCGCGCTTTGGGTGCCGGTATCCTATGACAGCATCCAGATTTTTGCCCCGCTGCCCGTTGAGTTGCTGAGCCATATGCGGCTGGTCGACAGCACCGCAAGTAGCGCACGGTTTGACATCACGCTGGCGGCAGCTGATGGCACTGTTGTGGCAGAAATCCGTGGGTTTCAAATGCAGCATCTGCCCGGCGCGACCAATCTGGCCCCGGCAGAGGGCGCAGACGCCAGCGCTGAGGATCTGGGCCTGATCGCTCCCGGCAGCGCGCAGCCCTTGTCACCGGAGGAACGTCGCCTTCACCGCAATATCGCCCAAGGGATCCGCGCCGAGGACGGCCCCGAGGCTCTGCGCCGTGCGCTCGCCACCGGGCTGTCGCAGGTGGTGGTCTCTTCTCTGGCGCTGCCGGATCTGATTGCACAGGCCGATCAACCGCCGCCGCAGAATGCCGACACCAGCCAGAGCTTTGAGCGACCACAACTGGACACCGATTACCTTGCCCCGCGCAATTCGGTCGAGGAAGAGATCGCGGCTCAGTTCGCACGGCTCCTTGGAGTGGCGCAGGTTGGGGTCGAAGACAGTTTCTTTGACCTCGGAGGTCATTCCCTGATCGCGGTCCGGCTCTTTGCACAGATCAAGCGAAGCTTTGGCGTTGATCTGGCGATCTCCACCCTGTTTGAGGCCCCCTCGGTTGCCAAGCTGGCAGAGCTGGTGATTGCGCGCACCGGTGGCGGTCTCACCACCGAGGCTCCGATTGATGCCGCAGGCGACACACCGACTGAGGCCCCCAGCTATACCCATCTGGTCCAGCTGCACCCCGGTGATGGCACCGGGCGGCGACCGTTCTTCCTGGTCGCTGGCATGTTTGGCAATGTGCTGAATCTGCGCCATCTGGCATTGATGGTTGGGAAGGACCGCCCCGTTTACGGGCTGCAGGCCCGCGGCCTGATCGGCGAGGATGCGCCACATGACCGTTTGGACGAGGCCGCACGCGATTATCTTGTCGAAATCCGCAGCGTCCAGCCCGACGGCCCCTATCTGCTGGGCGGCTTCTCCGGCGGCGGGCTGACCGCCTATGAGATTGCCCAGCAATTGCAGGCTGAGGGTAAAGAGACTGCCGCGCTGATCCTTTTGGACACGCCGCTGCCGCTGCGCCCGGAGCTGTCGCGCCGCGACAAGGCGCTGATCAAATGGGCCGAACTGCGCAGCAAGGGGATCAGCTACCTGGGCGAATGGATCGGCAATCGTATCGCCTGGGAGATCGAGAAACGTCGCTATGCTGCCAGCGGCGACAGCGCAGCACCGGTGTTCAACAACCGCAAGGTCGAACTGGCCTTCCGCGCCGCCCTGCCCGCTTATGACCTGCAGCCTTGGTCCGGGCCACTGACGCTGTTCCGCCCGCCGCTGGACCGGCACTGGCAGGTCTCTGCCGGGAATTGGGTCAGCCGCGAGCGGGAATATGTCTTTGATGACAACGACTGGACCCGCTGGGCCCCCGCAGTTGAGGTGGTCGAAGTCCCCGGCGATCACGACAGTATGGTTCTGGTGCCCAATGTCAGTGTATTGGCAGGAGAGGTGAAGGCGCGGCTGGATGCCGCCGACGCCGCAGCGCTGGCCCGCAGCACAGCAGAGGCCGCAGAATGATCAAAGCCGCCGCTCCCTCCGCCGCGCCGCCTTTGGACACCTCCTCGGGTGGTGCAGAAGCGCGCATTCTGACCATCATCCTGAATTACAAGACGCCTCAGATGACGCTGGACTGCGCCGCCGCCGCGCTGGAGCAGATGGAAGAGCTGCCCGGTGAAGTGGTGATCATCGACAACGGCTCCGCCGATGGCTCTTATGAGCAGTTGCTCACGGCGGTGCAGGCGCGCGGCTGGCTGGACAGCGGCCGCCTGCGCCTGATCGCCAGCGACCGCAACGGCGGGTTTGGGGCGGGGATGAACATCGGCTTTCGCCTCGGTCTCGCCGATGGCAGCGCGCCTGAGTTCTATTATCTGCTGAACTCGGATGCCTTTGTGCAGCCAGGCGCGATCCGCGCATTGCGGGATTTCTTGCTGGCCACGCCAACCGCCGGGCTTGTTGGCTCCTACGTGCGGGGCACTGATGGGACGCCTCATTGCACCGCCTTTCGCTTTCCCACCATCGCGGGCGAGTTTGAATCCTCGGTGCGAACCGGCATTGTGACGCGCCTGCTGAAAGATGCCGTGGTGCCGATGGAGATCCCCACCGAGCCGACACAGCTGGATTGGACCGCTGGCGCCAGCCTGATGATCCGTCGCGAGGTGATTGATGCGGTTGGAGGTTTTGACGAGACATTCTTTCTCTACTTTGAGGAAACCGAGCTGTGCCATCGCGCTGCCCGCGCCGGGTGGAGCACGCATTATCTGCCCACAAGCGAGGTCGCCCATGTGGGATCCGCCTCAACCGGGATGAAGGATTGGCAGCGCACACCGCAATACTGGTTCGACAGCCGGTTGCACTACTTTCTCAGCACCCATGGGCGCGCTTACACGGTCGGGGCCACATTAGCGCTGATTAGCGGCAGCCTGCTCTATGGGCTGCGCCGGCTGGTGTCGGACAAACCGGCCTCGGACCCGCCGTATTTTCTGCGGGATCTGATCGTTCATCATAGCCGCGCGATCTTTCGCCGCCGCAAAACCCAGCCTATGGAAACCCGCCAGACCCCGTCTCAACCGGAGGAGCAGAAATGACCCCATTCTCCTGTATCGTTCTTGGCAATGAATCACTGCTTGTCGCCTGCGCGGACACATTGCTGGCCCGCGGCCACAGCATCGCCGCCGTGGTAACCAAAGACGCCGAAATCCGCCAGTGGGCCGCTGACAAGGGCCTGAGCGTGCTGGAGGATGCACGCGACTTTGGTGGATCCGTGGACTGGCTGCTGTCCATCGCCAACCTTGAGATCATCCCCGACAGCGTGCTGGCCCGCGCAGCGAATGGCGGCGTCAATTTTCACGACGGTCCGTTGCCGCGCTATGCCGGCCTCAACACGCCGAACTGGGCCCTGATCGAAGGGGCCACGGAGTACGGCATCACCTGGCACATGATCGAGGGCGGGGTGGATGAGGGCGACATCCTCGCCCAGCGCCTGTTTGCGATTGCCGGGGATGAGACGGCCTATAGCCTCAACGCTAAATGCTACGCTGCCGCGATGGACAGCTTCGG
The nucleotide sequence above comes from Phaeobacter inhibens DSM 16374. Encoded proteins:
- a CDS encoding type I polyketide synthase, whose amino-acid sequence is MKTSGKTTDRTPFDASRYSGDIAIVGMSLCVPGAQSPGVFWQNLRDGVESIRPVSEDDLLAAGEDPETLSDPNYVAATAALEGYAEFDADFFGFSPKEAAILDPQHRKFLEVAWSAMEDAGHPPESLDGPIGVYAGCGMGSYFYFNICSNKPLVDDVGMFLLRHTGNDKDFLSTRVSHVFDLKGPSVNIQTACSTSLVAVHYASKALREGECEMALAGGVTIELPQGRGYLFKENEILSPDGHCHAFDHRAQGTVFGSGAGAVALRRLEDALADGDHIWAVIKGSAINNDGADKAGYLAPSVEGQASAVRQALRAAKTPPDTIDYVECHGTGTYLGDPIEVTALTEAYRETTPAVGYCRIGSVKTNIGHLDTAAGVAGLIKTTLALHHGQIPPSLGYEAPNPAIDFETSPFVVNDHLRDWTSAKGPRRAAINALGVGGTNAHAVLEQAAPRPASDESDFPFHVLCLSGHSKAALDANATALAAHLRANPDLPLADVAYTLKEGRRGFAKRRTLVAETPEEAATLLEAGDPRRVFDHTCAESTPEVVFMFPGGGAQYAGMARDLYETEPVFADWMDRGLDHLESQLDYDIRALWLPDPGQEGAANARLQQPSVQLPLIMIVEFALAQLWLSWGVRPAALVGHSMGENTAACLAGVLSFEDCIDLVLLRGRLFDKVPAGGMLSISLPLEEVEARLPPELDIASVNAPRLTAVSGPQEALDALAAQLTADEVDHQRIQIDIAAHSRMLEGILEEYRQFLRGLTLTAPGRPILSNRSGRILSDAEATDPEYWVGQLRNTVMFSACLDTLAEQPNRLYLEVGPGKALSSLAQMAPAIKPGQVLSSLRHPDQTMADDAYFFGVIGRLWAAGLEADWDQIWGDARRQRLPLPTYAFQRSRYFIEPAAPTTAETAISTPLRHDDLSQWGSRPSWRPALASCDLDVTAELDQQPETWLLFEGDTGLCADLAPRLEQAGHRVVRVAPGDTYAQLSESRYMLAPEQGRAGYDALLADLALADLLPSRIGHFWLVTEGESFRPGASFFDRNLEMGFYALTALGQALAQIDLPQPVHMTVFTTGAAQLRNEPLPYPEKAMIAGPAGVLPREIPGLTCATVDIELPTRPNGLRRWLSEDAPVPITDRLLEEVLADPANDTALWRGDKRYALRWRPVALPDSEQAPSSNPAFREGGTYLITGGYGGIGRTIAADLMLSYGANVVLVSRGGLPPRDNWESYLNRHSPANTTAQRIRAVMALDAIGRGRVLPLAADVCNSEQMRAAVATAEETFGPITGVIHGAGQINDAPVLAKTEDDIAQVLAPKVSGLRVLDSIFGTGQLELMVLFSSSSTVTRPIGQVDYVAANEYLNAFAKHCTALSSPDQRTHVVAVDWGVWADVGMAADALGSHQPEAGSDPSPCDQPLLDSRQFSHDGSLLFHRRLTSDQWVLDEHRTKNGTALVPGTGYIEYAAEALAELGHDAPFALRDLYFLRPLVVTGAPCDMTVRLTPVERGYDFAVYSRTAEGYALHVQALLETDINGGTPAPVDIAELRLRTPEISVATPAERLKTPQEAHLKFGPRWHVLEETRHSAAEGLAQLKLPQIAEEDGTLLPPGLLDLATGWAIDLAPAYRGTALWVPVSYDSIQIFAPLPVELLSHMRLVDSTASSARFDITLAAADGTVVAEIRGFQMQHLPGATNLAPAEGADASAEDLGLIAPGSAQPLSPEERRLHRNIAQGIRAEDGPEALRRALATGLSQVVVSSLALPDLIAQADQPPPQNADTSQSFERPQLDTDYLAPRNSVEEEIAAQFARLLGVAQVGVEDSFFDLGGHSLIAVRLFAQIKRSFGVDLAISTLFEAPSVAKLAELVIARTGGGLTTEAPIDAAGDTPTEAPSYTHLVQLHPGDGTGRRPFFLVAGMFGNVLNLRHLALMVGKDRPVYGLQARGLIGEDAPHDRLDEAARDYLVEIRSVQPDGPYLLGGFSGGGLTAYEIAQQLQAEGKETAALILLDTPLPLRPELSRRDKALIKWAELRSKGISYLGEWIGNRIAWEIEKRRYAASGDSAAPVFNNRKVELAFRAALPAYDLQPWSGPLTLFRPPLDRHWQVSAGNWVSREREYVFDDNDWTRWAPAVEVVEVPGDHDSMVLVPNVSVLAGEVKARLDAADAAALARSTAEAAE
- a CDS encoding glycosyltransferase family 2 protein, whose amino-acid sequence is MIKAAAPSAAPPLDTSSGGAEARILTIILNYKTPQMTLDCAAAALEQMEELPGEVVIIDNGSADGSYEQLLTAVQARGWLDSGRLRLIASDRNGGFGAGMNIGFRLGLADGSAPEFYYLLNSDAFVQPGAIRALRDFLLATPTAGLVGSYVRGTDGTPHCTAFRFPTIAGEFESSVRTGIVTRLLKDAVVPMEIPTEPTQLDWTAGASLMIRREVIDAVGGFDETFFLYFEETELCHRAARAGWSTHYLPTSEVAHVGSASTGMKDWQRTPQYWFDSRLHYFLSTHGRAYTVGATLALISGSLLYGLRRLVSDKPASDPPYFLRDLIVHHSRAIFRRRKTQPMETRQTPSQPEEQK